A genomic region of Caldicellulosiruptor acetigenus contains the following coding sequences:
- a CDS encoding LacI family DNA-binding transcriptional regulator, translating to MPTVKDVAKRAGVSVATVSRVLNNSEKVSEQTRQKVLKAIEELGFKPNLLARNFRKDKSNLILVILPTIANNYFARVVKGIEDTARKNGYGILLCTTQNSPEIAAEYLKLIERKQVDGAIIASAKIEIDFCKGLDTRRIVQACEFYPFLDTSYVAIDHKRAFYDVVDYLIKKGKKNILCAIGNEDIPSEFERKEGYRKALEENGLEFREENVIRCSYGWAELYEKLKNLCCLKKYDAIACSSDLMAVGAIKAAKALGLKIPDEFSVTGFDNIMMSRLYEPSITTVAQPMYSIGEKAAQILIDTLESPDTFKKQKIILPHELKTRESA from the coding sequence ATGCCAACAGTAAAAGATGTTGCGAAAAGAGCTGGTGTCTCTGTTGCAACAGTTTCAAGGGTTCTCAATAACTCAGAGAAGGTCTCTGAACAGACGCGTCAGAAGGTTTTAAAGGCGATAGAAGAGCTGGGATTTAAACCAAACCTTCTTGCAAGAAATTTTCGCAAGGACAAGTCAAATCTGATATTAGTTATACTTCCTACAATTGCTAATAACTACTTTGCACGTGTTGTTAAAGGTATTGAGGATACTGCGCGAAAGAATGGTTATGGTATACTTCTCTGCACAACACAAAACAGTCCTGAAATTGCAGCTGAGTATTTAAAGCTTATAGAAAGAAAACAGGTTGATGGGGCGATAATTGCATCTGCAAAGATTGAGATTGATTTTTGCAAGGGGCTTGACACAAGAAGGATTGTTCAAGCATGTGAGTTTTATCCTTTTTTGGACACTTCATATGTAGCAATAGACCACAAAAGAGCGTTTTATGACGTTGTAGACTACCTTATAAAAAAAGGCAAGAAGAATATTCTATGCGCAATTGGAAACGAAGACATCCCTTCTGAGTTTGAAAGGAAAGAAGGATACAGAAAAGCTCTTGAAGAAAATGGATTGGAGTTTAGAGAAGAGAACGTCATAAGATGCAGCTATGGTTGGGCAGAGCTTTATGAGAAGCTAAAAAATCTTTGTTGTCTTAAAAAATACGATGCAATTGCCTGCTCTTCAGATTTGATGGCAGTTGGAGCGATAAAGGCTGCCAAAGCTCTGGGGCTTAAAATCCCTGATGAGTTTTCTGTGACAGGTTTTGACAATATCATGATGTCAAGGTTGTATGAGCCTTCAATCACAACTGTTGCACAGCCCATGTACTCAATAGGCGAAAAGGCTGCACAGATTTTGATTGATACGCTTGAAAGTCCTGATACTTTTAAAAAACAAAAGATTATACTTCCTCATGAGCTCAAAACACGAGAGTCTGCTTGA